The following are encoded in a window of Podospora pseudoanserina strain CBS 124.78 chromosome 6, whole genome shotgun sequence genomic DNA:
- the RIB7 gene encoding 2,5-diamino-6-(ribosylamino)-4(3H)-pyrimidinone 5'-phosphate reductase (COG:H; EggNog:ENOG503NX1M), whose protein sequence is MTRETLSFPPTSIPPLEPYLPLTSPSPSSKPHLTLTYATSLDASLSLAPGVRTTLSGPHSKSMTHYLRTRHNAILVGCTTALVDNPALNSRLGSITSLDQQPRPIILDPKGRWDFTEDSQVIRLAAEFKGKGPWVVTKRGGETKERGELLERVGGKFLFLETGEDGRFKWGDVLSVLGEQGVRSVMVEGGGEVINSLLIDPENRLVDSVIITIAPTWLGKGGVVVSPSRQQGQTSQLKLRDVSWQPHGEDVVLCGRILRS, encoded by the coding sequence ATGACCCGCGaaaccctctccttcccccccacctccattCCACCCCTAGAACCCTACCTCCCCCttacctccccctctccaagctcaaaACCACACCTAACCCTCACCTacgccacctccctcgaTGcgtccctctccctcgccccagGCGTCCGCACAACCCTTTCCGGCCCTCACTCCAAATCAATGACGCACTACCTCCGCACCCGCCACaacgccatcctcgtcggGTGCACCACCGCACTCGTCGACAACCCAGCCCTCAACTCCCGGCTAGGAAGCATCACCTCTCTcgaccaacaaccccgccctATCATCCTCGACCCAAAGGGTCGCTGGGACTTCACCGAGGACAGCCAGGTAATCCGTCTAGCGGCTGAGTTTAAGGGGAAGGGCCCTTGGGTGGTGACtaagaggggaggggagaccAAGGAACGGGGAGAGTTGCTGGAACGTGTAGGGGGCaagtttttgtttttggaaaCGGGGGAGGACGGGAGGTTTAAATGGGGGGATGTATTAAGTGTTTTGGGGGAGCAAGGAGTGAGAAGTGTCATGgtagagggaggaggggaggtgatcaACTCTCTCCTCATCGACCCAGAGAACCGCCTCGTCGACTCGGtaatcatcaccatcgccccAACTTGGCTTGGCAAAGGCGGGGTGGTAGTCTCACCCTCACGACAACAAGGACAGACGTCACAACTGAAGCTGCGGGATGTATCCTGGCAACCTCACGGCGAAGACGTTGTGCTTTGCGGGAGGATTTTGCGCAGTTGA
- a CDS encoding hypothetical protein (EggNog:ENOG503PAFX; COG:U), giving the protein MSHSQDSDLERQEPHTFKSALTSFLTVKDGEVYETHPDKNPKWYQKLLDIGVEENGIKPVPLEQRTCTQYNNLFTVFFTCLLCLLPIPTGMLATLGMGMNLRDASLVIVFFAMLTCIPPAFMVIGGMETGLRQLIQARYSFGRYLVTIPLLLNAATLTGFSLLSAVVGGQTLASLNPDQLSVNIGIIITCLVSFAVSLFGFKAVHFWERWTWIPNLIAIAIALGCGGKYLHLQTNNPPATASQVMTLGALIAGYFITFGGTVSDYSIYHKPNVVSRFRVFAYTYFGLLLPSVPLLILGAAIGGCSPNVPSWSAAYATTGIGGILYQMLVPVLGNFGKFILVLLALSVIGNIAISMYSISVNLQQLLPFFAQVHRFFFIFVAMGLLIPFAIKAAEAWEESLTNFLAVIGYWAGCFDAVVIIELVVFRKGDYSSHDHKIWNVGRKLPPGAAALGASLLSLGLVVPGMAAPWYTGPLAKVTGDIGFESAFVVTGLGYLVLRWVEIKVVGHV; this is encoded by the exons ATGAGTCACTCTCAGGACTCCGACCTCGAGAGACAGGAGCCTCACACCTTCAAGAGCGCCCTGACATCCTTCCTCACCGTCAAGGATGGCGAGGTCTACGAGACTCATCCTGACAAGAATCCCAAGTGGTACCAGAAGCTGCTTGACATCGGCGTCGAAGAGAATGGCATCAAACCAGTACCCCTTGAGCAGCGGACGTGTACGCAGTACAACAACTTGTTCACGGTCTTCTTCACCTGTCTTCTCTGTTTACTTCC TATCCCAACCGGCATGCTCGCCACGTtgggcatgggcatgaaCTTGAGGGACGCCTCTCTCGTCATCGTTTTCTTTGCCATGTTGACTTGCATTCCACCTGCCTTTATGGTGATTGGTGGCATGGAGACTGGGCTAAGGCAGTTGATTCAAGCGAGATATTCCTTTGG CCGCTACctcgtcaccatcccccttctcctcaacgCTGCCACTCTAACTGGCTTTTCCTTGCTCTCAGCCGTGGTGGGCGGCCAAACCCTCGCCTCTCTCAACCCAGATCAGCTTTCGGTCAACATCGGTATTATCATCACCTGTCTTGTCTCCTTTGCCGTCTCCCTCTTTGGCTTCAAGGCAGTCCACTTCTGGGAAAGATGGACCTGGatccccaacctcatcgCCATTGCCATTGCCTTGGGCTGTGGCGGCAAGTATCTTCACCTGCAGACAAACAACCCACCGGCAACCGCTTCTCAGGTCATGACGTTGGGTGCTCTGATCGCGGGGTATTTCATTACATTTGGAGGCACGGTGTCAGATTATAGCATCTACCACAAACCAAACGTTGTGTCTCG ATTCCGCGTCTTCGCCTACACCTacttcggcctcctcctcccgtcggtcccccttctcatcctcggcgccgcGATAGGAGGCTGCTCCCCCAACGTACCCTCCTGGTCCGCCGCCTACGCCACCACAGGAATAGGAGGCATCTTGTACCAAATGCTCGTCCCCGTCCTCGGCAACTTTGGGAAAttcatcctcgtcctttTGGCCCTCTCTGTCATAGGAAACATTGCCATCTCGATGTACTCCATCAGCGTCAACCTCCAGCAGCTCCTGCCGTTTTTCGCACAAGTTCATCGgtttttctttatttttgTGGCCATGGGACTGTTGATTCCGTTTGCGATCAAGGCGGCTGAGGCGTGGGAGGAAAGTTTGACGAACTTCCTCGCGGTGATTGGGTATTGGGCGGGATGTTTTGATGCGGTTGTCATAATAGAATTGGTGGTGTTTAGAAAGGGGGATTATAGCAGTCATGATCACAAGATCTGGAATGTTGGACGGAAATTACCGCcgggggcggcggcgctggGAGCGAGTTTGTTGAGTTTGGGATTGGTGGTTCCGGGAATGGCGGCGCCGTGGTATACGGGCCCGTTGGCGAAGGTTACGGGGGATATCGGGTTTGAGAGCGCTTTTGTCgtgacggggttggggtatTTGGTTTTGAGGTGGGTTGAGATCAAGGTGGTGGGACATGTTTAA